A section of the Candidatus Wallbacteria bacterium genome encodes:
- a CDS encoding sigma-54 dependent transcriptional regulator encodes MKGRILVIDDEDNLVEIIRYWLEERGYDCLTAGNAAQAYKFIDNFQIDVIITDVRLDKTSGLEILRYVQESSPLIQVIIITGYTNVDDAVWAIKNGAYDYIKKPFHQDRIISVVEKALERKILLYENDLLKSQIIKEYQFQNIIGRSEPMKRVFNVIKTIGDSPHSTVLIQGSSGTGKELIAKAIHFNSPQKDAPFVELNCSTVSDFLFESELFGHVKGAFTDARSNKKGLLEMADGGTVFLDEIGDLKPAFQIKLLKVLEEKKFRPVGAIEDISVSLRIIVATNKDLKEEVKAGRFREDLYYRLSVIPIFLPPMKERGEDPLLIAQYYIDKYNLEFKRHVKGLSSKARWLILNYSWPGNVRELKNVIERAILLENRELLELDFFEKELNPVGAAPHESVTDVTFTLEQVEKNYIERVLSFTLGNRAKASEILGITRKTLYNKLKKYQLEGTAGEAEKEQS; translated from the coding sequence ATGAAAGGTCGAATCCTGGTGATAGATGATGAAGACAACCTGGTCGAGATAATCCGCTACTGGCTGGAGGAGAGGGGCTATGACTGTCTGACAGCCGGAAATGCTGCCCAGGCTTATAAATTCATCGACAACTTTCAGATTGACGTGATCATCACCGATGTGAGGCTTGATAAAACCAGTGGTCTGGAAATCCTGCGCTATGTTCAGGAGTCGAGCCCACTGATACAGGTGATCATCATCACCGGATACACCAATGTGGATGACGCGGTCTGGGCGATCAAGAACGGTGCCTATGACTACATCAAGAAACCCTTTCACCAGGACAGGATCATTTCTGTGGTGGAAAAGGCTCTGGAACGTAAGATCCTGCTATACGAGAATGACCTCCTGAAAAGTCAGATCATCAAGGAATATCAGTTCCAGAACATCATCGGCAGAAGCGAACCAATGAAAAGGGTTTTCAATGTGATCAAAACCATTGGTGATTCCCCGCACAGCACAGTCCTGATCCAGGGAAGCTCAGGTACAGGCAAGGAATTGATAGCCAAAGCCATCCACTTCAACTCGCCTCAGAAAGACGCGCCTTTCGTGGAACTCAACTGCAGCACGGTTTCCGACTTCCTGTTCGAATCCGAACTGTTCGGACACGTCAAGGGAGCGTTTACAGATGCCCGCAGCAACAAGAAAGGACTGCTGGAAATGGCAGATGGAGGTACGGTGTTCCTGGATGAAATCGGCGATCTCAAGCCGGCCTTCCAGATCAAGCTGCTCAAAGTGCTGGAAGAAAAAAAATTCAGACCAGTCGGGGCGATCGAGGATATTTCCGTTTCCCTGCGGATCATTGTGGCTACCAACAAGGATCTGAAAGAAGAGGTGAAAGCCGGCCGTTTCAGAGAAGACCTTTATTACAGATTATCCGTGATTCCAATCTTCCTTCCCCCGATGAAAGAGAGGGGCGAAGATCCGCTTTTGATCGCCCAGTATTACATCGATAAATACAACCTGGAATTTAAGCGCCATGTCAAGGGATTGAGCAGCAAAGCCAGGTGGCTGATCCTGAATTATTCCTGGCCAGGCAATGTCCGTGAACTGAAAAATGTGATCGAGCGTGCAATCCTGCTGGAAAACCGGGAGCTGCTGGAGCTGGATTTTTTTGAAAAGGAGCTGAATCCTGTCGGAGCTGCGCCTCACGAGTCAGTGACTGATGTCACGTTCACCTTGGAGCAGGTGGAAAAGAACTACATCGAGAGGGTGCTGTCGTTCACACTCGGCAACCGCGCTAAAGCCAGCGAAATCCTTGGCATCACCAGGAAAACCCTTTACAACAAACTGAAAAAATATCAGCTGGAAGGAACAGCAGGGGAAGCGGAAAAAGAACAGTCATGA
- a CDS encoding response regulator translates to MKKILLIEDEEIVYQVCRDFLAREYEVFWARDGVEGLNLFYSKVPDLVLLDLMLPGLDGLQLCRVIKSDPDYYRIPVIILTACDDRARRFWGENAGADDYVIKPFDLDDLKDSIRRLLDFQNQSGSSGYQTEHDIFLHIIKLLEKKLFQISIINQINQALLSEYELIEVLTQVAESIFRVCSVKSVALYYFEKPNLIRKAMLSASKQTEEFFPSEIRLENYGQRQALLRELNIFFAPGEKIYLHPLLKAENLLGIVCCQIDKSEDFNSKIEMLEALANCASLAIWKAGVYMELKQKADNLEDANQRLKKMQTEMVLKEKLVSMGQLAAALAHEINNPLASISGFSQILMDDIPRDKRREFCLKIITETERITTLTERLLHFSEVHPATDRINLIGVFEEAVNLLSGHPEFRNTRIKNLAAGECFIRMDRNDLLQIFINLMLNSIQAMKGEGSIYLNTGITPPLIWIEISDSGPGIMEEHYDKVFQPFFTTKGRNGTGLGLPICFMLAEKNGGKLFLSQKKSEYGGASFRLEFQKEVV, encoded by the coding sequence ATGAAAAAAATCCTGCTGATAGAAGACGAGGAAATAGTATACCAGGTCTGCCGGGATTTTTTGGCCAGAGAGTACGAAGTGTTCTGGGCCAGGGACGGCGTGGAGGGATTGAACCTTTTTTACTCCAAGGTCCCTGACCTCGTGCTGCTCGACCTGATGCTTCCCGGCCTGGATGGTCTGCAGCTCTGCCGCGTAATTAAATCCGATCCTGACTATTACAGGATCCCTGTGATCATCCTGACTGCCTGCGATGACCGCGCCCGCCGATTCTGGGGGGAGAACGCCGGAGCCGATGATTATGTGATCAAGCCTTTCGATCTGGACGACCTGAAAGACAGTATCCGACGACTCCTGGACTTCCAAAACCAATCCGGGAGCAGCGGTTATCAGACTGAGCACGATATATTTCTGCACATCATCAAGCTGTTGGAGAAGAAACTCTTCCAGATCTCCATCATCAATCAGATCAATCAGGCACTGCTTTCAGAATATGAGCTGATAGAAGTGCTGACCCAGGTAGCTGAATCGATTTTCCGGGTCTGCAGTGTTAAGTCTGTGGCACTTTATTATTTTGAAAAGCCGAATCTGATCAGGAAAGCCATGCTCTCAGCCAGTAAGCAGACCGAGGAGTTTTTCCCCAGTGAAATCCGGCTGGAAAATTACGGTCAGAGACAGGCGCTTCTGCGGGAGCTTAATATTTTTTTTGCTCCAGGTGAAAAAATTTACCTGCATCCGCTGCTGAAGGCGGAAAACCTGCTCGGAATAGTCTGCTGCCAGATCGATAAAAGCGAAGACTTTAATTCCAAGATCGAAATGCTGGAGGCACTTGCCAATTGCGCCTCGCTTGCCATCTGGAAAGCCGGTGTATACATGGAGCTGAAGCAGAAGGCGGATAACCTTGAGGATGCCAACCAGCGCCTGAAAAAAATGCAGACAGAGATGGTGCTCAAGGAGAAGCTGGTTTCCATGGGCCAGCTGGCGGCGGCACTGGCTCACGAAATCAACAATCCACTGGCAAGCATCTCGGGATTTTCACAGATCCTGATGGACGACATTCCCCGGGACAAGCGCAGGGAATTCTGCCTGAAAATTATCACTGAAACAGAGAGAATTACCACATTGACCGAACGGCTTCTGCATTTTTCAGAAGTCCATCCGGCTACAGACCGGATCAATCTGATAGGTGTGTTTGAAGAAGCAGTTAATCTGCTGTCTGGTCACCCTGAATTCCGCAACACCAGGATCAAAAATCTGGCAGCCGGCGAATGTTTCATCAGGATGGACCGAAACGATCTGCTCCAGATTTTCATTAACCTGATGCTGAATTCAATCCAGGCTATGAAGGGGGAAGGATCTATTTATCTGAACACAGGAATCACTCCGCCATTGATCTGGATTGAAATCTCAGATTCAGGACCCGGGATTATGGAAGAACATTATGACAAGGTTTTTCAGCCGTTTTTCACCACAAAGGGAAGAAATGGAACCGGGCTGGGCCTGCCGATCTGCTTCATGCTTGCCGAAAAGAACGGAGGCAAACTTTTCCTGTCTCAAAAAAAATCAGAATATGGCGGGGCTTCGTTCAGGCTTGAATTCCAGAAGGAGGTTGTATGA
- a CDS encoding glycogen-binding domain-containing protein — MLIKAILLILCSAITLNAAVTFDYKGLVEFSYYAPEATVVELYGSFNNWQGAPLKKCEDGFFKLDLYLPQGEYKYYFMINRLFKRADPDNPNQVNKQSVLNLKFGEILDYQENQLTVALVVNFQPSSFYKDFLLYEKLLTELKLLKIPLNITFNGVYLDYLAKNSKFTDWLNKSENIYLLGSSLTRTYLPWLQNNALKTLQLSNWKVAFNDVFHLGASVLSVPYLGVDSEVAHAAGDLGYQGILVRRTNEYYPYKIDDNRLTFFPAIPVLENLADYMGGKVLARCLNYLSEATEAGHFYPFLGLYWEVDNQTTLSIIESVLEELKTLKDEKSIRFKALPEYYPSITGRMTRDYYPDLIRPFNHHFTTSYLDKYYRDKFGYWLFYLKSNYPGSVLEGRQMEILEKIEENWFLKDESLFWDVQQCLNREYFTLMKKKPYSSYRNIKGENFLFLENRDFFCALDAHTGRLIEVYVKGKDRTLSDVEDEEHADVSIDNEKITFDFYEFKGDSLVFYKKLHGNLEDFILEKVFELDRKSSKLTESFRVKNAASVTRRLHLRYSGIGYQNQSPMMRWADSFDDGSWTVRASEFLLPAGSFLESKAFQLKPGEERKITLELLPR, encoded by the coding sequence ATGCTGATAAAAGCCATTCTGCTGATTCTCTGTTCTGCGATTACCCTGAACGCCGCGGTTACCTTCGATTACAAAGGATTGGTGGAGTTTTCCTATTACGCTCCTGAAGCCACAGTAGTGGAACTTTACGGGAGCTTCAACAACTGGCAGGGAGCTCCGTTGAAAAAGTGCGAGGACGGATTTTTCAAGCTTGATCTCTACCTCCCGCAGGGAGAATACAAATACTACTTCATGATCAACCGGCTGTTCAAGAGAGCTGATCCTGACAACCCGAATCAGGTAAACAAGCAGTCTGTATTGAATCTGAAATTCGGCGAAATTCTGGATTATCAGGAGAATCAGCTGACCGTGGCGCTGGTTGTGAACTTCCAGCCATCCAGCTTTTACAAAGACTTTCTGCTCTATGAAAAACTCTTAACAGAGCTCAAACTCCTCAAGATCCCACTCAACATCACATTCAACGGAGTTTATCTGGACTATCTGGCTAAGAATTCCAAATTCACGGATTGGCTGAACAAGAGCGAGAACATCTATCTCCTTGGTTCATCCCTGACCCGCACCTATCTGCCGTGGCTTCAGAATAACGCGCTCAAGACTCTGCAGCTTTCAAACTGGAAAGTGGCATTCAACGATGTTTTCCATCTGGGTGCATCTGTACTCTCTGTGCCATATCTGGGAGTGGATTCCGAGGTTGCTCATGCCGCTGGAGATCTTGGATACCAGGGAATTCTGGTGCGCAGGACGAATGAATACTATCCCTATAAAATCGACGACAACCGCCTGACTTTTTTCCCCGCAATCCCTGTTCTGGAAAACCTGGCCGACTACATGGGCGGAAAAGTGCTGGCCCGCTGCCTGAATTACCTGAGCGAAGCCACTGAAGCCGGACATTTCTATCCTTTCCTTGGACTTTACTGGGAAGTCGACAACCAGACCACACTCTCAATCATCGAATCAGTGCTGGAAGAGCTGAAAACCCTGAAAGATGAGAAATCCATCAGATTTAAGGCTCTGCCTGAGTACTACCCCTCAATCACCGGCAGAATGACCCGGGATTATTATCCGGATCTGATCAGGCCTTTTAATCATCATTTCACTACTTCCTACCTGGATAAATATTATCGCGATAAATTCGGTTACTGGCTTTTCTACCTGAAGAGCAATTACCCGGGTTCAGTACTTGAAGGCAGGCAAATGGAAATCCTGGAAAAAATCGAGGAAAACTGGTTCCTCAAAGATGAATCCCTGTTCTGGGACGTGCAGCAATGCTTGAACAGGGAATATTTCACTTTAATGAAGAAGAAGCCTTATTCCAGTTACAGGAACATCAAGGGTGAGAATTTTCTGTTCCTGGAAAACAGGGATTTTTTCTGTGCCCTGGACGCCCATACAGGCAGACTGATAGAGGTTTATGTCAAAGGGAAAGACCGTACCTTGTCGGATGTGGAAGATGAAGAACATGCCGACGTATCCATCGATAACGAGAAAATCACCTTCGATTTCTATGAATTCAAGGGAGACAGCCTTGTTTTTTATAAAAAACTGCACGGCAACCTGGAAGATTTCATTCTGGAGAAAGTATTCGAGCTGGACCGGAAGAGCAGTAAATTGACGGAATCTTTCAGAGTCAAGAACGCAGCATCCGTCACCAGGCGTCTCCATCTGCGTTATTCAGGAATCGGGTACCAGAACCAGAGTCCGATGATGAGGTGGGCGGATTCTTTCGATGACGGCAGCTGGACCGTGCGGGCCAGTGAGTTTCTGCTCCCTGCCGGCTCATTTCTTGAATCAAAGGCTTTCCAGCTGAAACCTGGAGAAGAGCGGAAAATCACTCTGGAGCTTTTACCCAGATGA
- a CDS encoding type IV pilus twitching motility protein PilT — MGININDLLTIAVQKKASDCHIKPGLPPRFRIHGELTNIVSNVITHEIALTFLDQVLTKDRKEQFQKNCDIDGLHVVPNVGRFRYNFFRQKGLFHMVFRHIPNLIPTVDGLGLPKILKEFAMAERGIILVTGTTGSGKSTSLAAMINHINENDSLNIITIEDPVEFFHTDKKCLISQRTLGEDVPSFSHALKYVLRQDPDVILVGEMRDQETISTAITAAETGHLVFSTLHTTDAQQTVERIIDTYPSTLHHQIRKQIALNLQGVVSQRLLPKKDGTGRVAALEILVATPTVRKIIAEGEVTKLYKVISEGELEGMQTFNQALLKFLQQDLITEEEAFRAATRPEELKLALQTT, encoded by the coding sequence ATGGGAATCAATATCAACGACCTTCTCACGATAGCGGTCCAGAAAAAGGCTTCAGACTGCCATATCAAGCCTGGCCTTCCTCCCAGATTCCGAATCCACGGTGAACTCACAAACATAGTTTCCAATGTGATCACACATGAAATCGCCCTCACCTTTCTGGACCAGGTCCTGACCAAGGATCGCAAGGAACAGTTCCAGAAGAACTGTGACATCGACGGTCTGCACGTGGTCCCAAACGTAGGCCGATTCCGCTATAACTTTTTCCGCCAGAAGGGTCTTTTCCACATGGTCTTCCGCCACATCCCGAACCTGATCCCGACAGTCGACGGACTGGGACTGCCGAAAATTCTCAAGGAATTCGCCATGGCCGAGCGCGGCATTATCCTGGTCACTGGAACCACAGGCTCGGGAAAATCGACATCACTCGCAGCCATGATCAACCATATCAACGAAAATGACTCTCTGAACATCATCACCATCGAGGACCCGGTGGAATTTTTCCACACAGACAAGAAATGCCTGATCTCTCAGAGAACGCTGGGTGAGGACGTCCCGAGCTTTTCCCACGCCCTTAAATATGTGCTGCGCCAGGACCCGGACGTGATCCTGGTCGGGGAAATGAGGGACCAGGAAACCATCTCCACTGCCATTACAGCCGCTGAAACCGGACATCTGGTATTTTCCACCCTGCACACGACAGATGCCCAGCAGACAGTGGAGCGTATCATCGACACGTATCCTTCCACACTCCATCATCAGATCAGAAAGCAGATCGCCCTTAACCTGCAGGGAGTGGTTTCCCAGCGCCTGCTGCCCAAAAAGGACGGCACCGGCCGTGTGGCGGCCCTGGAAATACTGGTGGCCACGCCTACAGTGCGCAAGATCATCGCAGAAGGCGAAGTCACGAAACTCTATAAAGTGATTTCAGAGGGTGAACTGGAAGGAATGCAGACTTTCAACCAGGCGCTGCTGAAATTCCTGCAGCAGGACCTGATCACTGAAGAGGAAGCATTCAGAGCAGCCACCAGGCCGGAAGAACTGAAGCTGGCGCTGCAGACGACTTAG
- a CDS encoding S8 family serine peptidase has protein sequence MLTAMVFDMLIPWKRFLPVPIALSFAPQKDEIQLTVSGKDKNRKFMLDLIKTERLQWGDVVYAGMKREIPAGKKWEFKFYSQDLLTGKISVHSNPQDWRIPRSGGSKKVTLNLPDDKLNPPRTSYAGIGETVPERLNLLFSPKDLREKKEFLDKYKLEPQLLSGRYIAVRLPTGTDRDELQKKLAQEGMVTSVEPDRVLKMCESQDLRQTQWNMRQFGDIRRLGEINSTKEVIVAILDTGIDRYHEDLDRNNILPGYDFLNLDDDPADDNGHGTEMAGIMAALWNEYGIDGMFPRMKILPVKVLDNQGYGCYSILCMGIYYAIDHGASIINISAAGHGYSEMMKKAILYALDKGCTIIAAAGNEGNKEPLFPASYNYVISVAANGPDGNIWASSNINAAVDFWAPGVDIPTLLPGSKYGSTTGTSAAAAHVSGLAAAISLTQNSSKYEQVLAGLKILRDGQKILHLPGVPTQVTPITDEIWDTTESKIGFTYEEDALFEACHHMYPEKQVHQYLSGQAFENLWNNPDADKGLVKEFGKYIGKETDVNYTVTYEVEEYQEQGPPIIVENTFKYIKIPTYTGGEVGQDVPDFTPTPTPYSFVDWPEFIKNTDKGKNTALAGNNDVIEGSMEEDMYYWPGGPFAYGPKHALPIPDFNESTLKVVGCHFWDPITRHGGNFDVGLNGVWPTGNFVFSYKSSIDRAEELWEKMLAVYKDDPKQAYYLLGRVAHLLQDMTLPAHVLNDWHNSYLIGLGPDPYEDFVGEPENYRIYSELHDNNIDITQYRKVPNQYNWCYSEETWNKQTDLFKLFYSVTEITDDDSSKDVWGDMPAPGNFTYDEYNLYLGKKLLPLAVRATAELYKLFWKEIHHTVSVIIKPDELQNQTTQKDMWRIKPFTSEVEGKWLLADQR, from the coding sequence ATGCTGACTGCTATGGTCTTCGACATGTTGATTCCATGGAAACGGTTTCTGCCAGTACCCATAGCTTTATCATTTGCACCCCAAAAAGACGAAATTCAACTCACAGTCAGCGGTAAAGATAAAAACCGCAAATTTATGCTGGACCTGATAAAAACAGAGCGGCTACAGTGGGGAGATGTAGTTTATGCTGGTATGAAAAGAGAGATACCAGCAGGTAAAAAATGGGAGTTCAAATTTTACAGTCAGGATTTGTTGACTGGTAAAATCAGTGTACATAGCAACCCACAGGACTGGAGAATACCTAGATCAGGTGGATCAAAAAAGGTGACTTTGAATCTCCCTGATGACAAACTTAACCCTCCGAGAACAAGCTATGCCGGGATTGGTGAAACAGTACCTGAACGGTTGAATCTGCTTTTCTCTCCAAAAGATTTAAGGGAAAAGAAAGAATTTCTTGATAAATATAAACTCGAACCACAATTGTTGAGTGGTAGATACATAGCTGTGAGATTACCGACTGGTACCGATCGTGATGAATTGCAGAAAAAACTGGCGCAAGAGGGCATGGTGACATCTGTGGAACCTGATCGTGTTTTGAAAATGTGCGAAAGCCAGGATTTACGGCAGACTCAATGGAATATGCGGCAGTTCGGAGACATCAGAAGGCTCGGTGAAATCAATTCTACAAAGGAAGTTATCGTTGCAATACTGGATACTGGGATCGACAGGTATCACGAAGACCTTGATAGGAATAATATTCTGCCTGGATATGACTTCCTGAATCTTGATGACGATCCTGCAGATGACAACGGACACGGAACCGAGATGGCTGGCATCATGGCAGCTTTATGGAATGAATACGGAATAGATGGAATGTTCCCAAGGATGAAGATCCTGCCTGTCAAAGTGCTGGACAATCAAGGCTATGGTTGTTATTCGATCCTATGCATGGGAATTTATTATGCAATTGATCATGGCGCGAGCATTATCAACATCAGTGCTGCAGGTCACGGGTACTCTGAGATGATGAAAAAGGCGATTCTTTATGCTTTGGATAAAGGTTGTACTATAATCGCTGCTGCAGGTAATGAAGGAAATAAAGAACCATTGTTTCCTGCCTCATATAATTACGTGATCTCAGTAGCAGCAAATGGACCAGACGGAAATATCTGGGCAAGTTCAAACATCAACGCTGCAGTGGATTTTTGGGCCCCAGGCGTGGACATACCGACTCTACTTCCAGGGAGTAAATATGGATCGACCACAGGCACATCTGCAGCCGCAGCGCATGTAAGCGGACTGGCTGCAGCGATTTCACTGACGCAGAACAGCTCGAAATACGAACAGGTGCTGGCAGGTTTGAAGATTTTGAGAGATGGTCAAAAAATCCTGCATCTGCCAGGAGTTCCAACCCAGGTTACACCCATTACCGATGAAATATGGGATACTACGGAATCAAAGATTGGTTTTACCTATGAGGAAGATGCTTTGTTTGAAGCATGTCATCACATGTACCCTGAAAAGCAAGTGCATCAATACTTGTCTGGACAAGCTTTCGAAAATCTATGGAACAATCCAGATGCTGATAAGGGACTGGTGAAGGAATTTGGGAAGTATATAGGGAAGGAAACAGATGTGAATTATACTGTAACTTATGAAGTTGAAGAGTATCAAGAGCAAGGTCCACCAATTATTGTCGAAAATACATTTAAATACATAAAGATACCAACATACACAGGCGGAGAAGTTGGGCAAGATGTTCCAGATTTTACCCCGACGCCCACCCCATATTCTTTTGTAGACTGGCCTGAATTTATAAAAAACACTGATAAAGGAAAAAATACAGCACTGGCTGGCAACAACGACGTTATCGAAGGCTCAATGGAAGAAGATATGTATTACTGGCCAGGTGGCCCATTTGCCTATGGCCCAAAACATGCTCTGCCGATTCCGGATTTTAATGAAAGCACTCTCAAAGTAGTTGGCTGCCATTTCTGGGACCCGATAACAAGACATGGTGGCAACTTCGATGTCGGTCTTAATGGCGTGTGGCCAACTGGAAATTTTGTCTTTTCTTATAAATCCTCTATTGACAGAGCTGAAGAATTATGGGAAAAAATGCTGGCGGTTTATAAAGATGATCCTAAACAAGCATATTATTTGCTTGGTCGTGTTGCTCATCTCCTACAAGACATGACTTTACCTGCACATGTCCTTAATGATTGGCACAACAGTTATCTGATTGGCCTAGGTCCTGATCCGTATGAAGATTTCGTGGGAGAGCCTGAAAACTACCGAATATACTCTGAACTGCACGACAACAATATAGATATTACGCAGTACAGAAAAGTTCCTAATCAATATAATTGGTGTTATAGCGAAGAAACATGGAATAAGCAAACTGATTTATTCAAATTATTTTACAGTGTTACTGAGATTACAGATGACGATTCTTCAAAAGATGTATGGGGTGATATGCCAGCTCCCGGCAACTTCACATATGATGAATACAACCTATATTTAGGAAAGAAACTGTTGCCATTGGCAGTACGTGCAACGGCCGAACTTTACAAGCTTTTCTGGAAGGAGATTCATCATACAGTTTCCGTAATCATCAAGCCGGATGAGCTACAGAATCAAACTACCCAAAAGGATATGTGGAGGATCAAACCCTTTACTTCAGAAGTGGAAGGCAAGTGGCTGCTAGCAGACCAGAGGTGA
- a CDS encoding type IV pilus twitching motility protein PilT, with the protein MDVVEMLRDAVKEKVSDIIFSVGAAPVFRIQGRLKQYGDDKLNPEMTKKLVYSILSDEQKAQFEEKNELDLSISLKGIGRFRVNVYKQKGYVGAAFRTIMEVIPALSELGMPDVVSTFTEYPNGLVLVTGPTGSGKSTTLASMIDLINSTHNYHIVTVEDPIEFVHEHKQCIIDQRQLGRDTNSYANALKYVLRQDPDVILCGEMRDLETIAATITLAETGHLVFSTLHTQSAAQTIDRVVDVFPPYQQEQIRTQLSLTLKAVISQQLLPKAKGGGRVAAREIMVMNSAIANLIREGKTYMILNSIQTGKKDGMVTMEESVLDLLRHGEITPEIAQSKIQDKTKVKQVVLNPTAGMGGKY; encoded by the coding sequence ATGGATGTCGTTGAAATGCTGAGAGATGCGGTCAAAGAGAAGGTATCAGACATAATTTTCTCAGTGGGAGCAGCCCCGGTTTTCAGGATTCAGGGCAGACTCAAGCAGTATGGGGACGATAAACTGAATCCGGAAATGACCAAGAAACTGGTCTACAGCATCCTCTCTGATGAGCAGAAAGCCCAGTTCGAAGAAAAGAATGAACTCGACCTCTCCATTTCCCTCAAAGGCATCGGCCGTTTCCGTGTCAATGTTTACAAGCAGAAGGGGTATGTCGGAGCCGCTTTCCGCACGATCATGGAAGTGATCCCTGCGCTCTCTGAGCTTGGAATGCCCGATGTAGTGTCCACTTTCACGGAATACCCGAACGGCCTGGTGCTGGTCACCGGTCCCACCGGCTCAGGCAAATCCACTACCCTGGCTTCGATGATCGACCTGATCAATTCCACCCATAACTATCATATAGTCACTGTCGAGGATCCGATCGAATTCGTGCACGAGCACAAGCAATGCATCATTGACCAGAGGCAGCTCGGCCGTGACACCAACAGTTATGCCAATGCCCTCAAATACGTGCTGCGCCAGGACCCGGACGTGATCCTCTGCGGAGAAATGAGAGATCTGGAAACCATCGCAGCCACCATTACCCTGGCCGAAACCGGACACCTGGTGTTTTCCACACTGCATACGCAATCTGCGGCGCAGACCATCGACCGCGTGGTGGATGTATTCCCGCCCTACCAGCAGGAACAGATCCGCACCCAGCTCTCGCTTACGCTCAAGGCTGTGATCAGCCAGCAGCTCCTGCCCAAGGCCAAAGGCGGAGGCCGCGTGGCTGCCCGCGAGATCATGGTGATGAATTCAGCCATCGCGAATCTGATCCGCGAGGGCAAGACCTATATGATCCTCAATTCCATCCAGACAGGCAAGAAGGACGGCATGGTCACTATGGAAGAGTCTGTGCTGGACCTCCTGCGCCACGGCGAGATCACTCCTGAAATCGCCCAGAGCAAGATCCAGGACAAGACAAAGGTCAAGCAGGTTGTGTTGAATCCCACTGCCGGCATGGGCGGGAAGTATTAA
- a CDS encoding GIY-YIG nuclease family protein, which produces MKKHFFVYVLRCSGGSLYTGYTMDLEARVALHKSGRGAKYTACHLPVELVYHEVLKTRRLAMQREIAIKRLPKAGKESLIKAAWAFCPAS; this is translated from the coding sequence TTGAAAAAACACTTTTTCGTTTACGTCCTCCGCTGCAGCGGAGGTTCCCTTTACACAGGGTATACTATGGATCTAGAGGCCAGGGTTGCATTGCACAAATCCGGGAGAGGCGCGAAATACACTGCCTGTCACCTGCCTGTAGAACTTGTTTATCATGAAGTTCTGAAGACCCGCAGACTGGCCATGCAGCGGGAAATCGCCATCAAACGGCTTCCCAAGGCTGGCAAGGAATCATTGATCAAAGCTGCCTGGGCATTTTGTCCTGCATCGTGA
- a CDS encoding DUF502 domain-containing protein has protein sequence MNRITVSLFQKPGFKRFWRILRIYFFSGLAFLLPFAVTIYIFLYLFNWADESLLGDLLTRMFHYRIPGLGIILTMFLIILVGYLFQKAGIGLYEHLETFFRRLPMGNFLISTTNELSVFFTKSNKIVRNVVLVRYYDCEHYVIGLEMADAHCEMREKSGDDLVSVFIATTPNPITGWYDTFPRKQTIPVQITFEDYVKLVLSGGITMQDKMPRQL, from the coding sequence ATGAACAGAATTACAGTGTCTCTGTTTCAGAAACCCGGCTTCAAGCGATTCTGGCGCATACTCAGAATCTATTTCTTTTCAGGCCTCGCGTTTCTGCTTCCGTTTGCAGTGACGATCTACATATTCCTGTATCTTTTCAATTGGGCCGACGAGAGCCTGCTTGGGGATCTGCTCACCAGAATGTTTCATTACCGGATTCCAGGACTTGGAATCATCCTGACCATGTTCCTGATTATATTGGTGGGATACCTTTTTCAGAAAGCAGGTATCGGATTGTATGAGCACCTGGAAACATTTTTTCGCAGGCTTCCCATGGGTAATTTTCTGATCTCTACAACCAACGAACTCTCAGTTTTTTTTACCAAGAGCAACAAAATTGTCCGCAATGTCGTGTTGGTGAGATATTACGACTGCGAACACTATGTCATAGGCCTGGAAATGGCGGATGCCCACTGCGAGATGAGGGAGAAGAGCGGAGATGACCTGGTTTCAGTGTTCATTGCCACTACTCCGAATCCGATCACAGGCTGGTATGACACATTTCCCAGAAAGCAGACTATTCCAGTCCAGATCACTTTTGAGGATTATGTGAAGCTGGTGCTGAGCGGCGGGATCACGATGCAGGACAAAATGCCCAGGCAGCTTTGA